TATTGCGACGCCAAGTGATTGCAATTTTAATTATTCAAAGAACCAATGTGCACTATTGTTGAAATAGCAGAAAATCAAACCTGAAAACAACAGCGCTTTGCCGATGTGCGTGTGTAcatgtgcgtgtgtatgtgtgtgtgcgcagAATACTACAGGAAACGGGGGTCTCGTTATGAGATACATATGAATGAAATCCACACTCATCGAAAGCAAGAAAagcgtaggggaatgtttttctttCCCAATTTGCGATCACGATTAATGCGAACTTAGTAATTTCATTCTCTTTTTACCATTGGGTATGTATAGGTATGCGAAAGGTGGAAGGGACGCTAGCTAGTAGTAATTTATTCCTAACGTTTATGTCACGACCAGGTCTTAGTGGGAGTAGCCTTTGTAATATATAATATACCGAACTGAAACGAAACCACACGTCGGTGCCTCCCGATCTGCGCACTTTCGCATGAGCAGTAGTGTTACCTAAGAAATATGTGGATAATCATgaggaaaaaataataaaaccagCGTGGCCGGCGAAGGTGCGTTCTGTAATAGCATTCTATTGAAATTTAGGAAGCAGGTACCACAGACGCAACTTTCAGTGGCAGCAGCACAGATCACACTTGTAGCGTAGCGTCTTCTGTGATATAGACAACACTTGGCCATTGTAGCCAGTTTCTTTAAGCACAAGGGTTTCAACCTTTTTCTGTAAGGACAGCCATCGACTGGAACGGTCTTCCCGCAAACATCGTCCTTCACTCTAATCCAGATCTCTTCGAAACCGACATCGAACAACTTTTTTGTCAACTAGTTCCAGTCTAATTCTCGAGTAAAACCCCGCATATCGGAAATCTGAGATAtttcaagtaaaaaaataaacaacaaaagcGCATTTGGCGATGACTATGTACTGCGattttgtgcgaaaaaaaaaaaagcaccggatTTCCGCTCGCTGCCAGGTTAAGAGAccgactttttttttcgttttaaaaACTGATCAGCGTCTTGGTTGCGGCCACTAGCAACAACTGCAACAACAACTCTAAACTTGGCTAATTAAAAAATCGGTATGTTCTAGTTACTCGCCTGCCTAAGTAGGGTAGTTTTTATTGTAACTGACTTCAGCTGCGGCTGACAATTTGTGTTTGAAAACATTCTTTTAGATTTCGAACTAGCAACGTTTTAAAGGTTTAAGGTATTCTGAAATACCAGGCAATAAATTCAGTTCAATTAAACTCAGTTCAATTAAATTCAGTTCGAATAAATTAAACGCTATTTCGCAGGATACAGTCAGGAAAACATAAATGTGAATCATCTGAGCCGTTAGCCATCTCGTAAGACTTCGGCACATGCGAAAGGCGCAGAAAAGAAGGTAGCGCGACAAACTAAGAATAATCTGTGTTATATTTGTGAATGAGCGACTAACTCCCAGCTTATTCCATACCTCTTTATGTTTATTTCCCTTTAATTAATTGGCAAGCTGCGTACATCTGATGGCCATTTAAAAACACGTTGTTTCACAACAATGTGCTCACAGTTTCCAAGACCTGCCGTGTTTACGCATCAGGTGCTGCGTTTATCAAGTAATACGAAGCCTGGACTTGTTTAGGATCATAGCGAAGCAATAAAACAGCAACGCCATGGTAACAGGAAAGACCTGAAATGCTCAGAATGCTTCAAGGTGAACAGACGTCGCAGGCTGCAGAGATGCGAAACGAATTTGTCCGAAGCAAGCACGTTAAACTGTGTGAGAGAAGTAAATTCTCGGAATGGAAATCTCAAGATGAGAGGGGAAAAACGGCAGGAACCTCTCTGGGTGCCCCGAGTCCCCTTCTCGGCCAAAAATCACGCCAGCGTGGCATTTGCCGCTGCTTGTTGCAACTTCATTTCCCACTGAGTATAAAAGGCTACCGAGACTGCAGTGCAAAGCGTCACTGCGAACGGAACATTCAGCCACACCACCCCGACCACATCCAAGTCAACTGCCAATTTCAAGATGAAGGTGAGTTCAGTACCAACTGCCCAGGGTGTCTCTGCTGTAATGGGGCATTGCGAATCAAGCAGTGCTGCTGCTTCCAGTGACAGGCGGTGTTCACACAGCCTTAACTTAGCACTAATAAGAACTGTGCTTAAAATAGAGACATGTACAATTGAGTATGCCAGCGAACGTAAATGCTCATACCCTGGTAGCAGCGAAACGTTAAACAAAGCTCTTCTAATGCGTTGGTAAACCGGTAATACACGCATTGTTCCtaatgttatctttttttttcttacgtttCTGAAACGTTACAAACAAATGTTCCAATACTCTTGCCGCTTACCTTAATTAAAAATTTTAACTTTGTCTAAAATGGTAGAGAAACTTTGTATGATTAAGCAGGGCTGCCAATTACGAAGGTGCAGAACTGAACGCTTTGAGAGGATGATTACAAAGGTGACACATAGGTTCTGCAGTAGACTGGAACCAATGCATGCAACTCGGTCACTTCGAAACAGATACCATGAAGGCAAGCTTATATAGCCGTTATTGAGGAGTGCCTGGTGAGGGATAGTTGTGAACAGTTAATAAGAAAAGGTTTTAACGAAATAATCCTTTTGTACATGCTATATGTGGCATGCACAACGCATGAGATTGATTGCAAAGTACTGCAAGCAAACAACGTCTTTACTGCAAGAATAGTGGGAAATAATCTGGGCGAAACGCCACTTGTAATTGGTTAACATTAAAATAAAGTTCAAATGTAACATGATACACTGCTGTAACTTACATAACAATTTTGTAATATTTTATATTTGGTGTTACCTGTGTACTGAATCGCCTACACGTACTTTCAGGTCTAACATTCTCGGACAACGattttcaaaattagaaaattgtacgATACTCTGATagaaatattctaggtaatggctaattcttccgatatgtagcaaaatctttcttttaaagttttccaATCGATCGCATCAAAATgctaaggctgccatagaaagaGAACGGGGAACGCGTTTGACAATACCAAATACGTGaatagtagaaaaaaaaatgcaatactgCGATCGGGTGACCTCTagacatattgattgttatagcaaAACCTTACATTAcctgaaaaattgcgttcataaatagttcctcgctcaaaaatgtttttgtccagaactgcCGAGTATGTGAAGCTCGTGAAGTTGTCTTTCCTGCGTTGATTATTAATCAAATTATTGACCTTTATCACGTACATAAGGTCTACCTTGCTGTTCAATTCACATCCACAGACCACACCAGCGTCTATCTCTGTCTCTCTCGTTGCTTTTGAAGAAAAATCTTAtttaaaaacaattaaaaaaaagttaaaaacaatcCCAATGTATTCGAAGTTTTCTTGCCTGCAATAACTTAGTGGCCTAATTTTCGTGTCGTCTCTTTTGTCCCAAGTTTTTCTCCACAACTCTCCTGATCGCCTTCGCGGCGCACGCGACGCTGGCTGAAGAGGCGGCCAAGAAAGAAGCCGCGAAGGACGTCGAAGCCCGCGGTGGAGCCCTGGGCGGCCTCGGAGGCGTCGGCTACGGCGCCGGGCTGGGCAGCGGTCTTGTCGGCGCTGGTCTCGGAGGCGTTGGATTAGGCGGCGTCGGTCTCGGAGGCCCTGGTCTGGGTGGTCCCGGCCTCGTCGGTGCCGGACTGGGCCATGGCCTGGGACACGGATTCCAGTCTGGCTTCGGCTCCGGCGCCGGAGGCCACCAGGCCGGATTCCAGGGCGGTGCGGCTGGACAAAACCTTGGAGGTGCTGGATTTACCGGTGGAGCCGCAGG
The genomic region above belongs to Amblyomma americanum isolate KBUSLIRL-KWMA chromosome 9, ASM5285725v1, whole genome shotgun sequence and contains:
- the LOC144104684 gene encoding uncharacterized protein LOC144104684; this encodes MKFFSTTLLIAFAAHATLAEEAAKKEAAKDVEARGGALGGLGGVGYGAGLGSGLVGAGLGGVGLGGVGLGGPGLGGPGLVGAGLGHGLGHGFQSGFGSGAGGHQAGFQGGAAGQNLGGAGFTGGAAGSDVKSYTNNQGYSHSSGFSSGDGKTFGAGNKQGSSGFQGGAGGHQAGFGQSGFGGAGGVGGVGLGIHG